The nucleotide sequence CGTCGGCGGACACGGGCAGCGGGCTGATCCGGCAGCTGCCCACCCGTACACCGGGCAGCAGTTCGGCCGCTGCCCGCAGGGTCCTGGCCGCCGCGGCCTCGATGATCCAGGTGTCGTCGCCCGGACCGCCCAGCGGAAGGGTGCGGCCCGGTCGCAGTTCCAGCCGTACGACATCCATGACGCGCGAGGTGAGTGAGGCCGTGTCCGCCTCGTCGAATCCGGTGTCGCGCACCTCTTGTACGGCCCGGCCGAGCTGGGCCAGGTCGTCCAGCGCGGCGGCGCAGTAGGGGCAGCCGTCGGCGTGCGGGTCGGGCCTGCCGTCCTCCCAGCCCTCCCACACCTGCGACAGCAGGCGTCCGCAGGGCAGTTGCTCGTCGTCGTCCGCCGACTGCCGGACGTTCCCGTAGGGGGGACCGGAGTTCGC is from Streptomyces sp. NBC_00370 and encodes:
- a CDS encoding Asp23/Gls24 family envelope stress response protein, yielding MAVNANSGPPYGNVRQSADDDEQLPCGRLLSQVWEGWEDGRPDPHADGCPYCAAALDDLAQLGRAVQEVRDTGFDEADTASLTSRVMDVVRLELRPGRTLPLGGPGDDTWIIEAAAARTLRAAAELLPGVRVGSCRISPLPVSADESPAAPRGPLRGPVRVRLSAVVTLARPLQETADRIREQVTDAADSALGMSVAAVDVTITDIADDAGQDEGATWEGAGR